One Mycolicibacterium parafortuitum DNA segment encodes these proteins:
- a CDS encoding putative quinol monooxygenase: MPIVVVATLTAKPESVETVRNACKQAIEAVHDEPGCQLYSLHESENTFVFVEQWEDADALQKHSAAPAVSTMFGAIGDHLDGAPDIKVLQPVVAGDPAKGQLRA, encoded by the coding sequence ATGCCGATCGTCGTCGTCGCCACCCTGACCGCCAAGCCCGAGTCCGTCGAGACGGTGCGAAACGCCTGTAAGCAGGCCATCGAGGCGGTCCACGACGAGCCGGGCTGCCAGCTGTATTCGCTGCACGAATCCGAGAACACCTTCGTGTTCGTCGAGCAGTGGGAGGACGCCGACGCGTTGCAGAAGCACAGCGCCGCCCCCGCGGTCTCGACCATGTTCGGCGCGATCGGTGACCACCTCGACGGCGCCCCCGACATCAAGGTGCTGCAGCCGGTCGTCGCCGGCGATCCGGCCAAGGGCCAGCTGAGGGCCTGA
- a CDS encoding response regulator transcription factor: MAAILVADDEPRISSFVRKGLSTNGFSVTVVSDGPSAYGYARTGDFDLLVLDIGLPGMDGFTVLRRLRSEGNLVPVVALTTRAGAAEAASKLGSGDGHLAKPFRFEELLARVRLALASGRATEMATLSYGGLRLDRRTRRAHVGDYAVDLSAREFALAETFLRHPGQVLTREELLRQVWGDDYEPGSNVVDVYVRYLRRKLGASRFATLRGMGYRLEAGR; the protein is encoded by the coding sequence ATGGCAGCCATCCTGGTCGCGGACGACGAGCCCCGCATTTCCTCGTTCGTGCGGAAAGGATTGTCCACCAACGGCTTCTCGGTCACTGTGGTCTCCGACGGGCCCTCGGCGTACGGATATGCGCGCACCGGTGATTTCGACCTGCTGGTGCTCGACATCGGACTCCCCGGAATGGACGGGTTCACGGTGCTGCGCCGCCTGCGCTCCGAGGGCAACCTGGTCCCGGTGGTGGCGTTGACGACGCGGGCGGGCGCGGCCGAGGCGGCCTCGAAGCTCGGCAGCGGTGACGGCCATCTGGCCAAACCGTTCCGGTTCGAGGAGTTGCTCGCCCGCGTGCGCCTGGCACTCGCATCGGGCCGGGCGACCGAGATGGCCACGCTGTCCTACGGCGGCCTGCGGTTGGACCGGCGCACCCGCCGGGCCCATGTCGGGGATTACGCGGTGGACCTGTCCGCGCGCGAGTTCGCGCTGGCCGAGACGTTCCTGCGGCACCCGGGGCAGGTGCTGACGCGCGAGGAGTTGCTGCGCCAGGTGTGGGGCGACGACTACGAACCGGGATCCAATGTGGTGGACGTCTACGTCAGGTACCTGCGCCGCAAGCTCGGCGCGAGCCGGTTCGCGACGCTGCGCGGCATGGGGTACCGGCTGGAAGCCGGACGCTAG
- a CDS encoding mycofactocin-coupled SDR family oxidoreductase, with amino-acid sequence MGELSGKVAFITGAARGQGRAHAVKLASEGADIIALDLCAQIDSVPYPLATPEDMAETVKLVEETGARIATYEADVRDRDAVKAAVRDGTERFGNRLDIVVANAGIAPMAAPDAWQDVIDVNLTGVYNTIDVAMKPMVKFGNGGAIVLTSSVAGLVGIGAPVGGSVGYAAAKHGIVGIMRVYANVLAQFNIRVNSVHPAGVNTPMIDNEFTRSWLDGMAQLSEGGPDMGNALPVQALEPEDIANAVFWLVSDAARYVTGVTLPVDAGFVNKR; translated from the coding sequence ATGGGTGAGCTCAGCGGGAAAGTCGCGTTCATCACCGGCGCCGCACGCGGCCAGGGCCGCGCGCACGCCGTCAAGCTCGCCTCCGAGGGCGCCGACATCATCGCGCTCGACCTGTGCGCGCAGATCGACTCGGTGCCCTACCCGCTGGCCACCCCTGAGGACATGGCCGAAACGGTCAAGCTCGTCGAGGAGACCGGCGCGCGCATCGCGACGTATGAGGCCGACGTCCGCGACCGCGACGCGGTCAAGGCCGCCGTCCGTGACGGCACCGAGCGCTTCGGTAACCGGCTCGACATCGTCGTCGCCAACGCCGGCATCGCGCCGATGGCCGCGCCCGACGCGTGGCAGGACGTCATCGACGTGAACCTCACCGGCGTGTACAACACGATCGACGTCGCGATGAAGCCGATGGTGAAGTTCGGCAACGGCGGCGCGATCGTGCTGACCAGTTCGGTCGCGGGGCTGGTCGGCATCGGCGCCCCGGTGGGCGGTTCGGTCGGCTACGCCGCGGCCAAGCACGGCATCGTCGGCATCATGCGGGTGTACGCGAACGTCCTGGCCCAGTTCAACATCCGGGTCAACTCCGTGCACCCGGCCGGGGTGAACACCCCGATGATCGACAACGAGTTCACCCGGTCCTGGCTGGACGGGATGGCCCAGCTGAGCGAGGGCGGCCCCGATATGGGTAACGCGCTGCCGGTGCAGGCGCTCGAACCCGAGGACATCGCCAATGCGGTGTTCTGGCTGGTCTCCGACGCGGCGCGCTACGTCACGGGCGTCACGCTGCCGGTCGACGCCGGGTTCGTCAACAAACGATGA
- a CDS encoding SAM-dependent methyltransferase: MTARDAAADTAFGPMLLAAIEHNEPPQRRLVDDDLAESFLPRRFRAVVALTRVGAIRSAVSALSDRSGPGLWAGIACRKRFIDERLSDPLTDIDAVVVLGAGLDTRAYRIARHGDMPVFEVDRQVNIDRKVAAVERALGAIPPSVRLVAFDFESDALLPTLEAHGYRAEHRTFFIWEGVTQYLSADAVRATLGRLSSAAPGSKLVFTYIRQDFVDGTELYGAESVYRRFRGRNPVWKSGLVPEAVAELLADHGWRLVEQAGPSYYRDTYIRPTGRSVAASPIEWTVLAER, translated from the coding sequence ATGACGGCTCGAGACGCCGCCGCCGACACGGCCTTCGGGCCGATGCTGCTGGCGGCGATCGAGCACAACGAACCGCCGCAGCGCCGCCTGGTCGACGACGATCTCGCAGAGTCGTTCCTACCCAGGCGATTTCGTGCGGTCGTCGCACTGACCCGGGTCGGGGCGATCCGGTCGGCGGTCAGCGCGCTGTCGGACCGGTCCGGCCCCGGGTTGTGGGCCGGCATCGCATGCCGTAAGCGCTTCATCGACGAACGGCTCTCGGATCCGCTCACCGACATCGACGCGGTCGTGGTGCTCGGCGCGGGTCTGGACACCCGCGCCTACCGCATCGCCCGACACGGGGACATGCCGGTGTTCGAGGTCGACCGGCAGGTCAACATCGACCGCAAGGTGGCCGCCGTCGAGCGCGCGCTGGGTGCGATCCCGCCGTCGGTGCGCCTGGTGGCCTTCGACTTCGAGAGCGATGCGCTGCTCCCGACGTTGGAGGCACACGGGTACCGCGCCGAGCACCGGACGTTCTTCATATGGGAAGGCGTCACCCAGTACCTGAGCGCCGACGCGGTGCGCGCCACATTGGGCCGGCTCAGCTCCGCCGCACCGGGAAGCAAGCTGGTGTTCACCTACATCCGTCAGGATTTCGTCGACGGCACCGAGCTCTACGGCGCCGAGTCGGTGTACCGCCGGTTCCGCGGCCGCAACCCCGTGTGGAAATCCGGCCTGGTCCCCGAGGCCGTCGCAGAACTGCTCGCCGACCACGGCTGGCGGCTGGTCGAACAGGCCGGACCGAGCTATTACCGCGACACCTACATCCGCCCGACCGGCCGGTCCGTGGCCGCCTCCCCCATCGAATGGACCGTGCTGGCCGAGCGCTGA
- a CDS encoding ribonuclease J, whose product MDSGHTSPGPLAPGGLRVTALGGIGEIGRNMTVFEHLGRLLVVDCGVLFPTHDEPGVDLILPDLRHVEGRLDDVEAIVVTHAHEDHIGAIPFVLKQRPDIPIVGSKFTLALVAEKCREHRLSPKLVEVSEGTKSTHGVFECQYFAVNHSIPGCLAIGIHTGAGTVLHTGDIKLDQLPPDGRPTDLPGMSRLGDAGVDLFLCDSTNSEIPGVGPSESEVGPALHRLIRGAEGRVIVACFASNVDRVQSIIDAAVALGRRVAFVGRSMVRNMGIARELGYLKVADEDVLDIAAAEMMPADRVVLITTGTQGEPMAALSRMSRGEHRSITLTAGDLVILSSSLIPGNEEAVFGVIDALAKIGARVVTNQQARVHVSGHAYAGELLFLYNGVRPRNVMPVHGTWRMLRANAALAARTGVPEENIVLAENGVSVDLVGGRVSIAGAVPVGKMFVDGLVTGDVGDATLGERLILSSGFVAVTVVVRRGTGKAAAPAHLYAKGFSEDPKALEPAARKVEVELENLASQNVTDPTRIAQAVRRTVGKWVGETYRRQPMIVPTVIEI is encoded by the coding sequence GTGGATTCGGGACACACTTCGCCGGGACCGCTGGCCCCGGGCGGCCTGCGGGTCACCGCGCTCGGCGGCATCGGCGAAATCGGCCGCAACATGACCGTTTTCGAGCACCTGGGTCGGCTGCTGGTGGTCGACTGCGGCGTGCTGTTCCCGACGCACGACGAGCCCGGCGTCGACCTGATCCTGCCCGATCTGCGTCACGTCGAGGGCCGACTCGACGACGTCGAGGCCATCGTGGTCACCCATGCCCACGAGGACCACATCGGCGCGATCCCGTTCGTGCTCAAGCAGCGGCCGGACATCCCGATCGTCGGCTCGAAGTTCACGCTGGCACTGGTGGCGGAGAAGTGCCGGGAGCACCGGCTGAGCCCGAAGCTCGTCGAGGTCTCCGAAGGCACCAAGAGCACCCACGGTGTCTTCGAATGTCAGTACTTCGCCGTGAACCACTCCATCCCGGGCTGTCTGGCCATCGGTATCCACACCGGCGCCGGCACGGTGCTGCACACCGGCGACATCAAGCTCGACCAGCTCCCACCCGACGGCCGACCGACCGATCTGCCCGGGATGTCCCGGCTCGGCGACGCCGGCGTCGACCTGTTCCTGTGCGATTCGACGAACTCGGAGATCCCCGGTGTCGGCCCGTCGGAGAGCGAGGTCGGTCCCGCACTGCACCGGTTGATCCGCGGGGCCGAGGGCCGCGTCATCGTCGCGTGTTTCGCGTCGAACGTCGACCGGGTGCAGTCCATCATCGACGCCGCGGTCGCGCTGGGGCGGCGGGTCGCGTTCGTCGGCCGGTCGATGGTGCGCAACATGGGCATCGCCCGCGAGCTCGGCTACCTGAAGGTCGCCGACGAGGACGTGCTCGACATCGCGGCCGCCGAGATGATGCCCGCGGACCGCGTCGTGCTGATCACCACCGGAACCCAGGGTGAGCCGATGGCCGCGCTGTCGCGGATGTCGCGCGGCGAGCATCGCAGCATCACGCTGACGGCCGGAGATCTCGTGATCCTGTCGTCGTCGTTGATCCCCGGTAACGAGGAGGCGGTGTTCGGGGTGATCGACGCGCTGGCCAAGATCGGCGCCCGTGTCGTGACCAATCAGCAAGCGCGTGTTCATGTTTCGGGCCACGCATACGCCGGCGAGCTTCTCTTTCTCTACAACGGGGTACGCCCACGCAATGTGATGCCCGTGCACGGGACCTGGCGGATGCTGCGGGCCAACGCGGCACTGGCGGCCAGAACCGGTGTGCCCGAGGAGAACATCGTGCTCGCCGAGAACGGCGTCAGCGTCGACCTGGTCGGCGGCCGGGTCAGCATCGCCGGCGCGGTCCCGGTCGGCAAGATGTTCGTCGACGGGCTGGTCACCGGTGACGTCGGGGATGCCACGCTGGGGGAGCGGCTGATCCTGTCGTCCGGGTTCGTCGCGGTCACCGTGGTGGTGCGGCGCGGCACCGGAAAGGCCGCGGCCCCGGCACACCTGTACGCGAAGGGCTTCTCAGAGGACCCCAAGGCGCTGGAACCGGCCGCCCGCAAGGTCGAGGTGGAATTGGAGAACCTGGCTTCGCAGAACGTCACCGACCCGACCCGCATCGCGCAGGCGGTGCGGCGCACGGTGGGCAAATGGGTCGGCGAGACCTATCGTCGCCAACCGATGATCGTGCCGACCGTCATCGAGATCTGA
- a CDS encoding FtsK/SpoIIIE family DNA translocase gives MASKTAARSTARQTRSKTPARGKGRSARPAAPRRKPARRTASPVASAGNAVGRGVRAGWLMLAKGAGSTARSVGRARDLEPGHRRDGVALALLGLAVVIAASSWFDAARPVGEWIDTVVRMLVGGAVVLVPVVLAVIGVTLMRSEPHPEARPRLILGFAMIALPVLGLWHMWSGAPLDPVARRQAGGFLGFVIGGPIADGLTVWIAAPLLIIGVLFGLLLMSGTTIRELPETVRDMFATRWQDYDDEYDDEYDDDEYDEQVAADADDFSDGYYDEPVGDANDAAEAWPSAAQPTVPLTRFAGPVGTPMDNYPLDEEDAEEAPVPAPVAKPRKKPRKEEAAKLVVDRVVEGSYVLPSLDLLVAGDPPKRLTAANQAMTDAITSVLQQFKVDAAVTGCTRGPTVTRYEVELGPGVKVEKITALHRNIAYAVATESVRMLAPIPGKSAVGIEVPNTDREMVRLADVLTDPVTRSDHHPLVIGLGKDIEGEMISANLAKMPHLLVAGSTGSGKSSFVNSMLVSLLARATPDEVRMILIDPKMVELTPYEGIPHLITPIITEPKKAAAALSWLVEEMEQRYQDMQASRVRHIDVFNEKVRNGEITAPLGSNRVYKPYPYILAIVDELADLMMTAPRDVEEAIVRITQKARAAGIHLVLATQRPSVDVVTGLIKTNVPSRLAFATSSLTDSRVILDQPGAEKLIGMGDGLFLPMGANKPLRLQGAFITDEEIHAVVTATKEQAEPEFVEGVTAVKAGERKDVDPDIGDDMDVLLQAVELVVSSQFGSTSMLQRKLRVGFAKAGRLMDLMETRGIVGPSEGSKAREVLVKPDELAGTLALIRGGSDANGADADDDEPDF, from the coding sequence ATGGCGAGTAAGACCGCGGCCCGCTCTACTGCACGTCAGACCAGGTCGAAAACCCCCGCGCGGGGCAAGGGCAGGTCGGCGCGCCCCGCCGCGCCGCGACGCAAACCGGCTCGGCGCACCGCGTCGCCGGTCGCGTCCGCGGGCAACGCCGTCGGCAGGGGAGTGCGCGCCGGCTGGCTGATGCTGGCCAAGGGTGCGGGCAGCACCGCCCGCTCGGTGGGCCGCGCCCGCGATCTCGAGCCGGGGCACCGCCGCGACGGCGTCGCGCTGGCGCTGCTCGGACTGGCCGTGGTGATCGCCGCCAGCTCCTGGTTCGACGCCGCCCGCCCGGTCGGTGAATGGATCGACACCGTGGTTCGGATGCTGGTCGGCGGCGCCGTGGTGCTCGTACCGGTGGTGCTCGCCGTCATCGGTGTCACGCTGATGCGCAGCGAGCCCCACCCGGAGGCGCGGCCCCGGCTGATCCTCGGCTTCGCGATGATCGCGCTGCCCGTCCTCGGGCTGTGGCACATGTGGTCCGGCGCGCCGCTGGACCCGGTGGCGCGTCGGCAGGCCGGCGGATTCCTCGGATTCGTGATCGGCGGTCCGATTGCCGACGGGCTCACCGTGTGGATCGCGGCGCCGCTGCTGATCATCGGCGTGCTGTTCGGCCTGCTGCTGATGTCGGGCACCACGATCCGCGAGTTGCCCGAGACCGTGCGCGACATGTTCGCCACGCGCTGGCAGGACTACGACGACGAGTACGACGACGAATACGACGATGACGAGTACGACGAGCAGGTCGCGGCCGACGCTGACGACTTCTCCGACGGCTACTACGACGAGCCCGTCGGTGACGCGAATGACGCGGCCGAGGCATGGCCGTCGGCCGCCCAGCCGACCGTTCCGCTCACCCGCTTCGCGGGCCCCGTCGGCACGCCGATGGACAACTACCCCCTCGACGAGGAGGACGCCGAAGAGGCACCCGTCCCGGCCCCGGTCGCCAAGCCGCGCAAGAAGCCTCGCAAGGAGGAGGCGGCCAAGCTCGTCGTCGACCGTGTGGTCGAGGGGTCCTACGTGCTGCCGTCGCTGGACCTGTTGGTCGCCGGCGACCCGCCGAAGCGCCTGACCGCGGCCAACCAGGCGATGACCGATGCGATCACCTCGGTGTTGCAGCAGTTCAAGGTCGACGCCGCCGTCACCGGCTGCACCCGCGGTCCGACAGTCACCCGCTACGAGGTCGAACTCGGCCCCGGCGTGAAGGTCGAGAAGATCACCGCGCTGCACCGCAACATCGCCTACGCCGTGGCCACCGAGAGCGTGCGCATGCTCGCCCCGATCCCGGGCAAGTCCGCGGTGGGCATCGAGGTGCCCAACACCGACCGCGAGATGGTGCGCCTGGCCGACGTGCTGACCGACCCCGTGACCCGGTCGGACCACCATCCGCTGGTGATCGGCCTCGGCAAGGACATCGAGGGCGAGATGATCTCGGCCAACCTGGCCAAGATGCCGCACCTGCTGGTGGCCGGCTCCACCGGCTCGGGTAAGTCCAGCTTCGTCAACTCGATGCTGGTCTCGCTGCTCGCGCGCGCCACCCCCGACGAGGTCAGGATGATCCTGATCGACCCGAAGATGGTGGAGCTGACGCCGTACGAAGGCATCCCGCACCTGATCACGCCGATCATCACCGAGCCGAAGAAGGCCGCCGCCGCGCTGTCCTGGCTGGTCGAGGAGATGGAACAGCGCTACCAGGACATGCAGGCGTCCCGGGTGCGCCACATCGACGTGTTCAACGAGAAGGTGCGCAACGGCGAGATCACCGCGCCGCTGGGCAGCAACCGCGTGTACAAGCCGTATCCGTACATCCTGGCCATCGTCGACGAGCTCGCCGACCTGATGATGACCGCCCCGCGTGACGTCGAAGAGGCGATCGTGCGCATCACCCAGAAGGCGCGGGCGGCGGGCATCCACCTCGTCCTGGCCACGCAGCGGCCGTCGGTCGACGTCGTCACCGGTCTGATCAAGACCAACGTGCCGTCGCGGCTGGCGTTCGCGACGTCGTCGCTGACCGACAGCCGCGTCATCCTCGACCAGCCGGGCGCCGAAAAGCTGATCGGCATGGGCGACGGGCTGTTCCTGCCGATGGGCGCGAACAAGCCGCTGCGTCTGCAGGGTGCGTTCATCACCGACGAGGAGATCCACGCGGTCGTCACGGCCACCAAGGAACAGGCCGAACCCGAGTTCGTCGAGGGCGTCACCGCTGTCAAGGCCGGCGAGCGCAAGGACGTCGACCCCGACATCGGCGACGATATGGACGTCCTGCTGCAGGCCGTCGAACTCGTGGTGTCGTCGCAGTTCGGCTCGACGTCGATGCTGCAGCGCAAGCTGCGCGTCGGCTTCGCCAAGGCCGGCCGCCTGATGGACCTGATGGAGACCCGCGGCATCGTGGGCCCGTCGGAGGGGTCCAAGGCGCGCGAGGTCCTCGTCAAACCCGACGAGCTGGCCGGCACGTTGGCGCTGATCCGCGGCGGCAGCGACGCGAACGGCGCCGATGCCGACGACGACGAGCCGGATTTCTAG
- the dapA gene encoding 4-hydroxy-tetrahydrodipicolinate synthase has translation MPVSTSGFDAPARLGTLLTAMATPFKPDGSLDLETAARLATHLVDAGCDGLVVSGTTGESPTTTDDEKIQLLRTVLDTVGDRARIVAGAGTYDTAHSVHLAKACAAEGAHGLLVVTPYYSRPPQAGLVAHFTAVADATDLPNILYDIPPRSVVPIEWDTIRTLAEHPNIVAIKDAKGDLHGGGQIIAETGLTYYSGDDALNLPWLAMGAIGFISVWGHLAAGQLRDMLSAFASGDVATARKINVTLGPLAAAQARLGGVTLSKAGLRLQGFEVGDPRLPQIPASEDQMQELAADMRAATVLR, from the coding sequence GTGCCCGTGAGTACCAGCGGATTCGACGCCCCGGCCCGGTTGGGCACCCTGTTGACCGCGATGGCGACTCCGTTCAAGCCCGACGGCTCACTGGACCTCGAAACCGCGGCCCGGCTGGCCACCCACCTCGTCGACGCCGGCTGCGACGGACTTGTCGTGTCGGGCACCACCGGCGAGTCGCCGACCACCACCGACGACGAGAAGATCCAGCTGCTGCGCACCGTGCTGGACACGGTCGGGGACCGGGCACGGATCGTCGCCGGCGCAGGCACCTATGACACCGCCCACAGCGTCCATCTGGCCAAGGCCTGCGCCGCCGAGGGGGCACACGGTCTGCTCGTGGTGACGCCGTACTACTCGCGGCCGCCGCAGGCGGGCCTGGTCGCGCACTTCACCGCCGTCGCCGATGCGACCGACCTGCCGAACATCCTCTACGACATCCCGCCGCGCTCGGTCGTCCCGATCGAATGGGACACCATCAGGACGCTGGCCGAGCACCCGAACATCGTCGCGATCAAGGACGCCAAGGGCGATCTGCACGGCGGCGGCCAGATCATCGCCGAGACCGGCCTGACCTACTACTCGGGTGACGACGCGCTGAACCTGCCGTGGCTGGCGATGGGCGCGATCGGTTTCATCAGCGTATGGGGCCACCTCGCGGCCGGTCAGCTGCGAGACATGTTGAGCGCGTTCGCTTCCGGCGACGTCGCGACCGCCCGCAAGATCAACGTCACGCTCGGCCCGCTGGCTGCCGCGCAGGCACGGCTGGGCGGCGTCACGCTGTCGAAGGCCGGGCTGCGGCTGCAGGGTTTCGAGGTCGGCGATCCGCGGCTGCCGCAGATCCCCGCCTCCGAGGATCAGATGCAGGAGCTGGCCGCCGACATGCGCGCCGCCACGGTGTTGAGGTAG